A window from Kovacikia minuta CCNUW1 encodes these proteins:
- the ygfZ gene encoding CAF17-like 4Fe-4S cluster assembly/insertion protein YgfZ: MAENLRDAQVQDQATFEPDLNVPVSFGNDDAALRAAKGGVALCDRSHWGRIQVLDSDRLSFLHNQSTNDFNSLKPGQGCDTIFVTSTARPIDLATAYVMEEEILVLISPTRREKIMTWLDRYIFFGDKVKLEDVTDQTAMFSLMGSESKALLETLGIAGIFDQPYATHKEYKLADQNVRIAVGSGLTLPGYTLIVGIEGAAALWQALRQAGAIPFGDRVWERLRIEQGRPAPDRELTEDYNAVEACLWQAISINKGCYIGQETIARLDTYKGVKQQIWGIHLNGAIDPGTIITLEDDKVGVLTSLTETEQGAFGLGYIRTKAGGAGLKVKVGNREGEVVEVPFLKRDRAVDTVSAG, translated from the coding sequence ATGGCTGAAAATTTGCGGGATGCTCAGGTACAGGATCAAGCCACGTTTGAACCGGATTTGAACGTGCCAGTAAGTTTTGGCAATGACGACGCTGCACTCAGGGCCGCAAAGGGGGGGGTAGCATTATGCGATCGTTCCCATTGGGGACGGATTCAGGTTTTGGACAGCGATCGCCTCTCCTTCCTGCACAACCAGAGCACCAATGACTTCAACAGTTTGAAACCGGGGCAGGGGTGCGACACGATATTCGTTACCTCAACCGCCCGCCCAATCGACCTGGCAACTGCTTACGTCATGGAAGAGGAAATCCTGGTTCTGATTTCTCCGACCCGTCGCGAGAAAATCATGACCTGGCTCGATCGCTATATTTTCTTTGGGGATAAGGTCAAACTTGAAGATGTCACCGATCAAACGGCGATGTTTAGTCTGATGGGTTCAGAAAGTAAGGCTTTGCTGGAAACATTGGGGATAGCAGGAATTTTTGACCAACCCTATGCCACCCATAAAGAATATAAGCTGGCAGATCAAAATGTGCGGATTGCCGTAGGAAGTGGCCTGACACTACCAGGATATACGCTGATTGTGGGTATAGAAGGGGCAGCAGCCCTCTGGCAAGCTTTAAGGCAGGCGGGAGCAATTCCTTTCGGCGATCGTGTCTGGGAACGCCTTCGAATTGAGCAGGGTCGTCCTGCCCCTGATCGAGAACTTACAGAAGATTACAATGCTGTCGAAGCCTGTCTGTGGCAGGCTATCTCCATTAATAAAGGATGCTATATCGGACAGGAAACGATCGCCCGTCTCGACACCTACAAGGGGGTCAAACAACAAATCTGGGGTATTCACTTAAATGGTGCGATCGATCCCGGCACCATCATCACGCTTGAAGATGACAAGGTTGGTGTTCTGACCAGCCTCACCGAAACCGAGCAAGGAGCATTCGGGCTGGGGTACATCCGCACGAAGGCAGGGGGCGCAGGACTCAAGGTGAAAGTGGGAAATCGGGAAGGGGAAGTGGTAGAAGTTCCCTTTTTGAAGCGAGATCGAGCAGTGGATACGGTTTCAGCCGGATAA
- a CDS encoding GumC domain-containing protein codes for MTNEFPPISPAALASSADRQRGLRYLSVGIAINALIWGITLFLLKDSPQVYTSQWSVLLLGKEGRNPDYALSQGVSASQAKPPLIRESDIKTSYKIIATTDTVRKAAAAKVGITADQFGKPQVELVEGTALMNFAISGSTREEAQKKAYALHEALQERLTQLRLQQAEEEQAGFENALRISRKKLETAQLRLSDYKVKAGLASKDQLDQLASNIETLRRIRAEIAAQQQDASTRARQLAANLNVTSRLAADAFTLRADALFQQYLQQYSESTAKLTDLSVKFGPNHPLVVRETAKQAAIQQALQARAQAILGRALDATAMAQLNLGSSAQTETARESLFKAIVTNQTEQEGLTARIQELDRQLNYLENRLNVMAQNSQYLDALNRNMKIEESVFSSRLAGLDASTGDIFGSYPPIQLVADPDLPETGIVPRRQPYFRIALLLSLVSTLVLLGFWFRKTAAARYFLHRYKLSG; via the coding sequence ATGACGAATGAGTTTCCTCCCATTTCGCCAGCAGCCTTAGCATCCTCAGCCGATCGGCAACGCGGATTGCGGTATTTATCTGTGGGAATTGCCATCAATGCTCTAATTTGGGGAATCACCCTTTTTCTGCTCAAAGATTCCCCTCAGGTCTACACCAGTCAATGGTCGGTGTTGCTGCTGGGAAAGGAAGGGAGGAACCCTGATTATGCTTTATCCCAGGGAGTTTCTGCTTCCCAGGCAAAACCTCCCTTAATTCGGGAATCGGATATCAAAACCAGCTATAAGATCATCGCCACCACGGATACGGTTCGCAAAGCTGCGGCTGCCAAAGTTGGCATCACTGCGGATCAATTTGGCAAACCTCAAGTTGAGCTGGTTGAGGGAACCGCACTGATGAATTTTGCAATTTCCGGCTCAACCCGGGAAGAAGCGCAGAAAAAAGCCTATGCCCTCCATGAAGCCCTTCAAGAACGGTTGACGCAGTTGCGGTTGCAACAAGCAGAGGAAGAACAGGCAGGGTTTGAAAATGCGCTCCGAATTTCCCGCAAAAAACTGGAAACGGCTCAACTGCGGCTTTCTGACTATAAGGTTAAAGCTGGACTTGCATCAAAAGATCAACTCGATCAGCTTGCCAGCAACATTGAAACGTTGCGCCGAATTAGGGCTGAAATTGCTGCTCAACAGCAGGATGCCAGTACACGAGCACGTCAGTTAGCTGCAAACCTGAATGTTACTTCTCGGTTGGCTGCGGATGCATTTACCTTGCGCGCAGATGCTCTGTTTCAGCAGTACTTGCAACAGTACAGTGAGTCAACTGCGAAACTGACAGATCTATCCGTTAAGTTTGGACCCAATCATCCTCTGGTTGTGCGGGAGACAGCGAAACAAGCAGCCATCCAGCAGGCCCTCCAGGCACGGGCGCAAGCCATACTGGGACGTGCCTTAGATGCGACGGCGATGGCCCAACTGAATCTTGGTAGTAGTGCTCAAACAGAGACAGCGCGGGAAAGTCTATTTAAGGCAATTGTGACCAATCAAACGGAGCAGGAAGGGCTGACTGCCCGGATTCAAGAATTGGATCGGCAACTAAACTATTTGGAGAATCGGCTCAATGTAATGGCGCAAAATAGCCAATATTTGGATGCGCTGAACCGAAACATGAAAATCGAAGAATCCGTTTTCTCATCCAGGTTGGCGGGTTTGGATGCCAGTACGGGAGATATTTTTGGTTCCTATCCACCGATTCAGTTAGTTGCGGACCCAGACCTACCTGAAACAGGAATTGTCCCCCGGCGTCAGCCCTATTTCAGGATTGCTCTCCTGCTTTCCCTGGTGTCAACCCTGGTTCTATTAGGGTTCTGGTTCCGTAAGACGGCTGCTGCCAGGTATTTTCTACATCGATACAAATTATCCGGCTGA
- a CDS encoding polysaccharide biosynthesis/export family protein, with translation MLIRKSPIFVLVATVWMASAGFPSWALPLSPGDRIRVLTPLDDELPQDSRFRISGVYEVDQNGTLQIPFLEPRPAAGLEVAQVEKELAEALVKKGFFRPEFLDLSVKVVQWAPVQVTVSGEIFQPGRVLIPAPTESTQTASFQNQAQQEVITGENPAGRYLTNAIRQAGGIKPTAALHTVQLIRGKQVKTFDLSGTFTGQPVPDMPLVAGDRVFVPAVTIPQNELVRPSQLTPSEIPIYLSNLTVPTTPNLGKGGQIVQLEYGTRFSQAVIAAGCAGGARVNAKRKAVLVRTDRLTGQTSVIDRPVEDLLKRTRNENENPFLMPQDGVVCYDSTVTNISKVLSIIGSIIFPFSLIPRLFQE, from the coding sequence ATGTTAATTAGAAAGTCCCCGATCTTCGTACTGGTTGCAACGGTATGGATGGCAAGTGCAGGGTTTCCCAGTTGGGCCTTGCCGCTATCACCGGGCGATCGTATCCGGGTGTTGACTCCGCTGGACGATGAACTTCCTCAGGATAGTCGCTTTCGGATCAGCGGTGTATACGAAGTTGATCAGAATGGAACGTTGCAAATTCCTTTCCTGGAACCCCGTCCTGCCGCTGGGCTGGAAGTTGCTCAGGTCGAAAAAGAATTGGCGGAAGCGCTGGTGAAAAAAGGATTTTTCCGACCCGAATTTCTCGATTTGAGCGTTAAAGTAGTCCAGTGGGCACCCGTTCAGGTGACGGTCTCTGGAGAGATCTTTCAACCCGGTCGAGTGTTAATTCCGGCTCCGACGGAGAGTACTCAAACCGCTTCGTTCCAGAATCAGGCACAACAAGAGGTGATCACGGGCGAAAATCCAGCAGGTCGCTATTTAACCAATGCAATTCGGCAGGCGGGTGGCATCAAGCCTACGGCGGCTTTGCACACGGTTCAACTGATTCGGGGTAAACAGGTAAAAACCTTTGACCTTTCTGGAACTTTTACGGGGCAGCCTGTTCCAGATATGCCCTTAGTTGCGGGCGATCGGGTCTTTGTTCCGGCGGTGACCATTCCTCAAAATGAGCTAGTTCGCCCTTCTCAGCTCACCCCCTCTGAAATTCCTATCTATCTCTCTAATTTGACCGTTCCCACAACGCCCAATCTGGGAAAGGGAGGACAGATCGTTCAATTGGAGTACGGCACCCGTTTTTCGCAGGCAGTCATTGCCGCAGGTTGTGCGGGTGGGGCACGGGTAAATGCGAAGCGTAAGGCAGTTCTGGTTCGCACCGATCGTTTGACCGGGCAAACCAGTGTGATTGACCGTCCGGTAGAGGACCTGCTAAAACGTACCCGGAATGAAAATGAGAATCCCTTTCTCATGCCACAGGACGGTGTGGTTTGTTACGATTCAACTGTCACAAATATTTCTAAGGTTCTCAGCATCATCGGGAGCATTATTTTTCCCTTCTCCTTGATTCCGAGGTTGTTTCAGGAATGA